In Oncorhynchus nerka isolate Pitt River linkage group LG21, Oner_Uvic_2.0, whole genome shotgun sequence, the following are encoded in one genomic region:
- the LOC115110637 gene encoding phosphoinositide 3-kinase regulatory subunit 5-like isoform X3 translates to MEHTSCTEDRIHHALDRCLYGLGHSSPNTQPWNAGLCINRWSLEELVKRDPQNFIILLQQILRKTREVLEQSQDELVVPLALLFSSTLLQTPHFSPDSGVLQEACEVFHCFLSWPEPCCSASLHLLSLIQQELRAPGISFQRLLREEQGLTTTTNHSKTMTVLLMSPGEDVPPELLSVSEQLSGVCHSQRDTSITLIKHAFQAALGTKYPLQILHHALQSKGAEVLEQLVTAVTEALETAASTQDPDAARESLLQSLKGLVESIGIPPPDCHTSPGNVRTLTLPLAKCHMYSWDKDNFDILNDLLQSELDQLPVFNLPTDKGEEDDEDEETEEETIKNRYTDHRISTVSICSKDSMFSSYSLSSSLSVPSTLSESSGVDSDFSEDLETDDGQPETRRRPKSKVHLSQRFSMLFKSQRSSSLCRRAQSMGSRGDVIRDGPSGALFKRSKSLPRQVRLPRLPRSSGVPAPTSDGPFPQSHHVCVRKRPILSCEEGDGVEMSTLVRVVVFGGDREAGRLARAYTDLQQRESRCPRLTRAYRLQFYFVPVKRGNLGGPGGVSIVPEGHLGSLLKCPTSTKSNAVILEDSTTDIAQLIGMTDPWYKQSVLSLLSLSSDVLCQTTSKVDCDSDSSSSERVLLLADLVLYYCRNAAQPVLLQLYQAELTLAGGEKRREVFIHSLELGHTAGTRAVKAMGAASKRFGIDGDREALPLALYIVYNKVFVSGRSQRTETDMVCTSINLRKACKRPQQLDSKMESLHLTMTEVLKIQSSKSKKNYNQQISRSEVKVDKVQVSGGSGITFPVCLDQDEKKIIQSVIRCEVSLCCKPGSSSDWRSHRSQPGQVQPLHPSFCSLLCLPITSFCGSQPS, encoded by the exons ATGGAGCACACCTCGTGCACAGAGGACCGTATCCACCACGCCCTGGACAGGTGCCTTTATGGCCTGGGCCACAGCTCTCCCAACACACAGCCCTGGAATG CTGGCCTGTGCATAAACCGCTGGAGTTTAGAGGAACTAGTGAAGCGAGATCCACAAAACTTCATCATCCTACTGCAGCAGATTCTGAGGAAAACACGGGAG GTTCTAGAGCAGTCCCAGGATGAGCTGGTGGTCCCACTGGCTCTCCTGTTCTCTTCTACTCTTCTGCAG ACCCCGCACTTCTCCCCTGACTCTGGGGTGCTGCAGGAGGCCTGTGAGGTGttccactgtttcctgtcctggcCGGAGCCCTGCTGCAGCGCCAGCCTACACCTGCTCTCCCTCATCCAGCAGGAGCTCAGGGCACCAG GTATCTCATTTCAAAGACTATTGAGAGAAGAACAGGGCTtgaccaccaccaccaatcaCTCCAAAACTAT GACGGTATTGTTAATGAGCCCAGGTGAGGATGTCCCTCCCgagctcctgtctgtctctgagcaGCTGAGTGGTGTCTGTCACTCACAGAGGGACACCTCCATCACCCTGATCAAACATGCCTTCCAGGCTGCCCTGGGGACCAAGTACCCCCTCCAGATACTGCATCATGCACTGCAG TCAAAAGGGGCAGAGGTTCTGGAGCAGCTTGTGACTGCAGTAACAGAGGCCCTGGAGACAGCAGCCTCTACACAGGACCCAGACGCAGCCAGAGAGAGTCTATTGCAGAGCCTAAAGGGGCTGGTGGAGAGCATTGGCATACCCCCTCCAGACTGCCATACAAGCCCTG GAAATGTCCGTACACTGACGCTGCCCTTAGCCAAATGTCACATGTACTCCTGGGATAAGGACAACTTCG ACATTTTAAATGACCTTCTTCAGAGTGAGCTGGACCAGCTCCCAGTCTTTAACCTTCCCACAGacaagggagaggaggatgatgaagatGAGGAAACAGAGGAGGAAACAATAAAGAACCGATACACAGACCACCGGATCTCCACTGTGTCCATCTGCTCCAAAGACTCTATGTTCTCCAGCTACTCCCTGTCCTCCAGCTTGTCTGTGCCCTCCACCCTGTCTGAGTCTTCTGGGGTGGACAGTGACTTCAGCGAGGACTTGGAGACAGATGACGGTCAACCAGAGACCAGGAGGAGACCAAAGTCAAAAGTCCACCTCAGCCAGCGTTTCTCCATGCTCTTCAAGTCCCAACGCAGCTCCTCCCTCTGCCGACGCGCACAGAGCATGGGCTCCCGTGGTGATGTCATTAGAGACGGCCCATCTGGGGCACTGTTCAAGCGCTCCAAGTCATTGCCTAGACAGGTCCGCCTGCCCCGCCTGCCCCGCAGTTCAGGGGTGCCTGCCCCCACCTCAGATGGACCGTTTCCCCAGAGTCACCACGTGTGTGTCCGGAAGAGGCCCATTCTGAGTTGTGAGGAGGGGGATGGGGTGGAGATGTCCACCCTGGTCAGGGTGGTAGTGTTTGGGGGGGACCGGGAGGCAGGGAGGCTGGCCAGGGCCTACACTGACCTACAGCAGAGGGAGAGCAGGTGTCCTCGCCTCACCAGGGCCTACAGGCTGCAGTTCTACTTTGTCCCTGTGAAGAGAGGGAACCTGGGAGGTCCAGGAGGAGTGTCCATAGTGCCTGAGGGGCACCTAGGGAGTCTACTGAAATGCCCAACATCTACG AAGTCAAATGCAGTTATACTTGAGGACAGCACCACTGACATCGCCCAGTTGATAGGCatgactgacccctggtacaaaCAGAGCGTGCTCAGTCTCCTCAGCCTGTCCTCTGATGTCCTGTGCCAG ACAACTTCTAAAGTGGATTGTGACTCAGATAGCAGCTCCTCTGAGCGCGTTCTCCTCCTGGCAGACCTGGTGCTGTATTACTGTCGAAATGCAGCACAGCCTGTTCTGTTACAACTCTACCAGGCTGAG CTGACCCtggctgggggagagaagagaagagaggtgtTTATCCATTCCTTGGAGCTTGGACACACAGCAGGGACACGAGCCGTCAAGGCCATGG GTGCAGCTAGCAAAAGGTTTGGGATTGATGGAGATCGTGAGGCCCTGCCATTAGCACTATATATTGTTTATAACAAG GTTTTTGTAAGTGGGAGGAGTCAACGGACAGAAACAGACATGGTTTGCACCTCAATAAACTTGAGGAAAGCCTGCAAGAGACCTCAGCAGCTAG ATTCTAAAATGGAGAGTCTTCACTTGACAATGACAGAGGTGTTGAAGATACAGAGCTCCAAATCCAAGAAAAACTACAATCAG CAGATCTCCAGGTCAGAGGTGAAGGTGGACAAGGTCCAGGTGAGTGGTGGCAGTGGGATCACCTTCCCTGTGTGTCTGGACCAGGATGAGAAGAAGATCATCCAAAGCGTCATCAG GTGTGAGGTGTCGTTGTGCTGTAAACCAGGCAGCAGTTCTGACTGGAGGTCTCACAGGAGCCAGCCTGGTCAGGTCCAGCCACTGCACCCCTCCTTCTGCTCCCTGCTCTGCCTACCCATCACCTCCTTCTGTGGCTCTCAACCGTCATAA
- the LOC115110637 gene encoding phosphoinositide 3-kinase regulatory subunit 5-like isoform X1 — protein sequence MTHTLQDSCRRSKMEHTSCTEDRIHHALDRCLYGLGHSSPNTQPWNAGLCINRWSLEELVKRDPQNFIILLQQILRKTREVLEQSQDELVVPLALLFSSTLLQTPHFSPDSGVLQEACEVFHCFLSWPEPCCSASLHLLSLIQQELRAPGISFQRLLREEQGLTTTTNHSKTMTVLLMSPGEDVPPELLSVSEQLSGVCHSQRDTSITLIKHAFQAALGTKYPLQILHHALQSKGAEVLEQLVTAVTEALETAASTQDPDAARESLLQSLKGLVESIGIPPPDCHTSPGNVRTLTLPLAKCHMYSWDKDNFDILNDLLQSELDQLPVFNLPTDKGEEDDEDEETEEETIKNRYTDHRISTVSICSKDSMFSSYSLSSSLSVPSTLSESSGVDSDFSEDLETDDGQPETRRRPKSKVHLSQRFSMLFKSQRSSSLCRRAQSMGSRGDVIRDGPSGALFKRSKSLPRQVRLPRLPRSSGVPAPTSDGPFPQSHHVCVRKRPILSCEEGDGVEMSTLVRVVVFGGDREAGRLARAYTDLQQRESRCPRLTRAYRLQFYFVPVKRGNLGGPGGVSIVPEGHLGSLLKCPTSTKSNAVILEDSTTDIAQLIGMTDPWYKQSVLSLLSLSSDVLCQTTSKVDCDSDSSSSERVLLLADLVLYYCRNAAQPVLLQLYQAELTLAGGEKRREVFIHSLELGHTAGTRAVKAMGAASKRFGIDGDREALPLALYIVYNKVFVSGRSQRTETDMVCTSINLRKACKRPQQLDSKMESLHLTMTEVLKIQSSKSKKNYNQQISRSEVKVDKVQVSGGSGITFPVCLDQDEKKIIQSVIRCEVSLCCKPGSSSDWRSHRSQPGQVQPLHPSFCSLLCLPITSFCGSQPS from the exons ATGACACATACCCTTCAGGACAGCTGCAG GAGATCTAAGATGGAGCACACCTCGTGCACAGAGGACCGTATCCACCACGCCCTGGACAGGTGCCTTTATGGCCTGGGCCACAGCTCTCCCAACACACAGCCCTGGAATG CTGGCCTGTGCATAAACCGCTGGAGTTTAGAGGAACTAGTGAAGCGAGATCCACAAAACTTCATCATCCTACTGCAGCAGATTCTGAGGAAAACACGGGAG GTTCTAGAGCAGTCCCAGGATGAGCTGGTGGTCCCACTGGCTCTCCTGTTCTCTTCTACTCTTCTGCAG ACCCCGCACTTCTCCCCTGACTCTGGGGTGCTGCAGGAGGCCTGTGAGGTGttccactgtttcctgtcctggcCGGAGCCCTGCTGCAGCGCCAGCCTACACCTGCTCTCCCTCATCCAGCAGGAGCTCAGGGCACCAG GTATCTCATTTCAAAGACTATTGAGAGAAGAACAGGGCTtgaccaccaccaccaatcaCTCCAAAACTAT GACGGTATTGTTAATGAGCCCAGGTGAGGATGTCCCTCCCgagctcctgtctgtctctgagcaGCTGAGTGGTGTCTGTCACTCACAGAGGGACACCTCCATCACCCTGATCAAACATGCCTTCCAGGCTGCCCTGGGGACCAAGTACCCCCTCCAGATACTGCATCATGCACTGCAG TCAAAAGGGGCAGAGGTTCTGGAGCAGCTTGTGACTGCAGTAACAGAGGCCCTGGAGACAGCAGCCTCTACACAGGACCCAGACGCAGCCAGAGAGAGTCTATTGCAGAGCCTAAAGGGGCTGGTGGAGAGCATTGGCATACCCCCTCCAGACTGCCATACAAGCCCTG GAAATGTCCGTACACTGACGCTGCCCTTAGCCAAATGTCACATGTACTCCTGGGATAAGGACAACTTCG ACATTTTAAATGACCTTCTTCAGAGTGAGCTGGACCAGCTCCCAGTCTTTAACCTTCCCACAGacaagggagaggaggatgatgaagatGAGGAAACAGAGGAGGAAACAATAAAGAACCGATACACAGACCACCGGATCTCCACTGTGTCCATCTGCTCCAAAGACTCTATGTTCTCCAGCTACTCCCTGTCCTCCAGCTTGTCTGTGCCCTCCACCCTGTCTGAGTCTTCTGGGGTGGACAGTGACTTCAGCGAGGACTTGGAGACAGATGACGGTCAACCAGAGACCAGGAGGAGACCAAAGTCAAAAGTCCACCTCAGCCAGCGTTTCTCCATGCTCTTCAAGTCCCAACGCAGCTCCTCCCTCTGCCGACGCGCACAGAGCATGGGCTCCCGTGGTGATGTCATTAGAGACGGCCCATCTGGGGCACTGTTCAAGCGCTCCAAGTCATTGCCTAGACAGGTCCGCCTGCCCCGCCTGCCCCGCAGTTCAGGGGTGCCTGCCCCCACCTCAGATGGACCGTTTCCCCAGAGTCACCACGTGTGTGTCCGGAAGAGGCCCATTCTGAGTTGTGAGGAGGGGGATGGGGTGGAGATGTCCACCCTGGTCAGGGTGGTAGTGTTTGGGGGGGACCGGGAGGCAGGGAGGCTGGCCAGGGCCTACACTGACCTACAGCAGAGGGAGAGCAGGTGTCCTCGCCTCACCAGGGCCTACAGGCTGCAGTTCTACTTTGTCCCTGTGAAGAGAGGGAACCTGGGAGGTCCAGGAGGAGTGTCCATAGTGCCTGAGGGGCACCTAGGGAGTCTACTGAAATGCCCAACATCTACG AAGTCAAATGCAGTTATACTTGAGGACAGCACCACTGACATCGCCCAGTTGATAGGCatgactgacccctggtacaaaCAGAGCGTGCTCAGTCTCCTCAGCCTGTCCTCTGATGTCCTGTGCCAG ACAACTTCTAAAGTGGATTGTGACTCAGATAGCAGCTCCTCTGAGCGCGTTCTCCTCCTGGCAGACCTGGTGCTGTATTACTGTCGAAATGCAGCACAGCCTGTTCTGTTACAACTCTACCAGGCTGAG CTGACCCtggctgggggagagaagagaagagaggtgtTTATCCATTCCTTGGAGCTTGGACACACAGCAGGGACACGAGCCGTCAAGGCCATGG GTGCAGCTAGCAAAAGGTTTGGGATTGATGGAGATCGTGAGGCCCTGCCATTAGCACTATATATTGTTTATAACAAG GTTTTTGTAAGTGGGAGGAGTCAACGGACAGAAACAGACATGGTTTGCACCTCAATAAACTTGAGGAAAGCCTGCAAGAGACCTCAGCAGCTAG ATTCTAAAATGGAGAGTCTTCACTTGACAATGACAGAGGTGTTGAAGATACAGAGCTCCAAATCCAAGAAAAACTACAATCAG CAGATCTCCAGGTCAGAGGTGAAGGTGGACAAGGTCCAGGTGAGTGGTGGCAGTGGGATCACCTTCCCTGTGTGTCTGGACCAGGATGAGAAGAAGATCATCCAAAGCGTCATCAG GTGTGAGGTGTCGTTGTGCTGTAAACCAGGCAGCAGTTCTGACTGGAGGTCTCACAGGAGCCAGCCTGGTCAGGTCCAGCCACTGCACCCCTCCTTCTGCTCCCTGCTCTGCCTACCCATCACCTCCTTCTGTGGCTCTCAACCGTCATAA
- the LOC115110637 gene encoding phosphoinositide 3-kinase regulatory subunit 5-like isoform X2 → MTHTLQDSCRRSKMEHTSCTEDRIHHALDRCLYGLGHSSPNTQPWNAGLCINRWSLEELVKRDPQNFIILLQQILRKTREVLEQSQDELVVPLALLFSSTLLQTPHFSPDSGVLQEACEVFHCFLSWPEPCCSASLHLLSLIQQELRAPGISFQRLLREEQGLTTTTNHSKTMTVLLMSPGEDVPPELLSVSEQLSGVCHSQRDTSITLIKHAFQAALGTKYPLQILHHALQSKGAEVLEQLVTAVTEALETAASTQDPDAARESLLQSLKGLVESIGIPPPDCHTSPGNVRTLTLPLAKCHMYSWDKDNFDILNDLLQSELDQLPVFNLPTDKGEEDDEDEETEEETIKNRYTDHRISTVSICSKDSMFSSYSLSSSLSVPSTLSESSGVDSDFSEDLETDDGQPETRRRPKSKVHLSQRFSMLFKSQRSSSLCRRAQSMGSRGDVIRDGPSGALFKRSKSLPRQVRLPRLPRSSGVPAPTSDGPFPQSHHVCVRKRPILSCEEGDGVEMSTLVRVVVFGGDREAGRLARAYTDLQQRESRCPRLTRAYRLQFYFVPVKRGNLGGPGGVSIVPEGHLGSLLKCPTSTKSNAVILEDSTTDIAQLIGMTDPWYKQSVLSLLSLSSDVLCQTTSKVDCDSDSSSSERVLLLADLVLYYCRNAAQPVLLQLYQAELTLAGGEKRREVFIHSLELGHTAGTRAVKAMGAASKRFGIDGDREALPLALYIVYNKVFVSGRSQRTETDMVCTSINLRKACKRPQQLDSKMESLHLTMTEVLKIQSSKSKKNYNQISRSEVKVDKVQVSGGSGITFPVCLDQDEKKIIQSVIRCEVSLCCKPGSSSDWRSHRSQPGQVQPLHPSFCSLLCLPITSFCGSQPS, encoded by the exons ATGACACATACCCTTCAGGACAGCTGCAG GAGATCTAAGATGGAGCACACCTCGTGCACAGAGGACCGTATCCACCACGCCCTGGACAGGTGCCTTTATGGCCTGGGCCACAGCTCTCCCAACACACAGCCCTGGAATG CTGGCCTGTGCATAAACCGCTGGAGTTTAGAGGAACTAGTGAAGCGAGATCCACAAAACTTCATCATCCTACTGCAGCAGATTCTGAGGAAAACACGGGAG GTTCTAGAGCAGTCCCAGGATGAGCTGGTGGTCCCACTGGCTCTCCTGTTCTCTTCTACTCTTCTGCAG ACCCCGCACTTCTCCCCTGACTCTGGGGTGCTGCAGGAGGCCTGTGAGGTGttccactgtttcctgtcctggcCGGAGCCCTGCTGCAGCGCCAGCCTACACCTGCTCTCCCTCATCCAGCAGGAGCTCAGGGCACCAG GTATCTCATTTCAAAGACTATTGAGAGAAGAACAGGGCTtgaccaccaccaccaatcaCTCCAAAACTAT GACGGTATTGTTAATGAGCCCAGGTGAGGATGTCCCTCCCgagctcctgtctgtctctgagcaGCTGAGTGGTGTCTGTCACTCACAGAGGGACACCTCCATCACCCTGATCAAACATGCCTTCCAGGCTGCCCTGGGGACCAAGTACCCCCTCCAGATACTGCATCATGCACTGCAG TCAAAAGGGGCAGAGGTTCTGGAGCAGCTTGTGACTGCAGTAACAGAGGCCCTGGAGACAGCAGCCTCTACACAGGACCCAGACGCAGCCAGAGAGAGTCTATTGCAGAGCCTAAAGGGGCTGGTGGAGAGCATTGGCATACCCCCTCCAGACTGCCATACAAGCCCTG GAAATGTCCGTACACTGACGCTGCCCTTAGCCAAATGTCACATGTACTCCTGGGATAAGGACAACTTCG ACATTTTAAATGACCTTCTTCAGAGTGAGCTGGACCAGCTCCCAGTCTTTAACCTTCCCACAGacaagggagaggaggatgatgaagatGAGGAAACAGAGGAGGAAACAATAAAGAACCGATACACAGACCACCGGATCTCCACTGTGTCCATCTGCTCCAAAGACTCTATGTTCTCCAGCTACTCCCTGTCCTCCAGCTTGTCTGTGCCCTCCACCCTGTCTGAGTCTTCTGGGGTGGACAGTGACTTCAGCGAGGACTTGGAGACAGATGACGGTCAACCAGAGACCAGGAGGAGACCAAAGTCAAAAGTCCACCTCAGCCAGCGTTTCTCCATGCTCTTCAAGTCCCAACGCAGCTCCTCCCTCTGCCGACGCGCACAGAGCATGGGCTCCCGTGGTGATGTCATTAGAGACGGCCCATCTGGGGCACTGTTCAAGCGCTCCAAGTCATTGCCTAGACAGGTCCGCCTGCCCCGCCTGCCCCGCAGTTCAGGGGTGCCTGCCCCCACCTCAGATGGACCGTTTCCCCAGAGTCACCACGTGTGTGTCCGGAAGAGGCCCATTCTGAGTTGTGAGGAGGGGGATGGGGTGGAGATGTCCACCCTGGTCAGGGTGGTAGTGTTTGGGGGGGACCGGGAGGCAGGGAGGCTGGCCAGGGCCTACACTGACCTACAGCAGAGGGAGAGCAGGTGTCCTCGCCTCACCAGGGCCTACAGGCTGCAGTTCTACTTTGTCCCTGTGAAGAGAGGGAACCTGGGAGGTCCAGGAGGAGTGTCCATAGTGCCTGAGGGGCACCTAGGGAGTCTACTGAAATGCCCAACATCTACG AAGTCAAATGCAGTTATACTTGAGGACAGCACCACTGACATCGCCCAGTTGATAGGCatgactgacccctggtacaaaCAGAGCGTGCTCAGTCTCCTCAGCCTGTCCTCTGATGTCCTGTGCCAG ACAACTTCTAAAGTGGATTGTGACTCAGATAGCAGCTCCTCTGAGCGCGTTCTCCTCCTGGCAGACCTGGTGCTGTATTACTGTCGAAATGCAGCACAGCCTGTTCTGTTACAACTCTACCAGGCTGAG CTGACCCtggctgggggagagaagagaagagaggtgtTTATCCATTCCTTGGAGCTTGGACACACAGCAGGGACACGAGCCGTCAAGGCCATGG GTGCAGCTAGCAAAAGGTTTGGGATTGATGGAGATCGTGAGGCCCTGCCATTAGCACTATATATTGTTTATAACAAG GTTTTTGTAAGTGGGAGGAGTCAACGGACAGAAACAGACATGGTTTGCACCTCAATAAACTTGAGGAAAGCCTGCAAGAGACCTCAGCAGCTAG ATTCTAAAATGGAGAGTCTTCACTTGACAATGACAGAGGTGTTGAAGATACAGAGCTCCAAATCCAAGAAAAACTACAATCAG ATCTCCAGGTCAGAGGTGAAGGTGGACAAGGTCCAGGTGAGTGGTGGCAGTGGGATCACCTTCCCTGTGTGTCTGGACCAGGATGAGAAGAAGATCATCCAAAGCGTCATCAG GTGTGAGGTGTCGTTGTGCTGTAAACCAGGCAGCAGTTCTGACTGGAGGTCTCACAGGAGCCAGCCTGGTCAGGTCCAGCCACTGCACCCCTCCTTCTGCTCCCTGCTCTGCCTACCCATCACCTCCTTCTGTGGCTCTCAACCGTCATAA